The genomic stretch ATCGTCGCTTTCCAGGAAGAGATGGTTGCTGTCGCCGGCAAGCCGAAGCGGGAAGTGCCGCTGAAGCAGATCAACCCTGAACTGGAACAGGCTGTACGCGAATACGTGGGTGACAAGCTGCGCAACGCCATCCAAAACCCGGACAAGCTGTCCCGGGAAGCCGATATCCAGGCAGTCATGAAGGAGACGGTGGAGGCGCTGCTTCCTCACTTCCCTGAAGAGGAGAAGGACATCCGCACTGTTCTCGATACGATGGAAAAAGAGATTGTCCGCAAGCTGATCACCGTCGACAAGCAGCGGCCTGACGGGCGGAAGATGGATGAAATCCGGCCCATTTCTGTTGAGGTCGGTATCCTGCCCCGTACGCATGGCAGCGGTCTCTTCACCCGTGGTCAAACCCAGGTGCTCAACGTCTGCACCCTCGGCACTATCGCCGACCTGCAGATCCTCGACGGTCTCGGGGTGGAGGAATCGAAGCGCTACATGCATCACTACAACTTTCCGCCTTACAGCGTCGGCGAGACGCGGCCCATGCGGGGACCGGGCCGCCGGGAGATTGGCCACGGCGCTCTGGCCGAGCGGGCGCTTCTGCCGGTGATTCCGTCAGAGGACGAATTCCCCTATACCATCCGTCTCGTCTCTGAGGCGGTAGAATCAAATGGTTCCACGTCGATGGCCAGCGTCTGCGGTTCCACCCTATCTCTCATGAACGCTGGTGTGCCGATCAAAAAACCTGTCGCCGGCATCGCCATGGGCCTGATCAAGGAAGGGGAGCACTTCTCCATCCTCTCTGACATCCAGGGCATGGAAGACCATCTCGGCGATATGGACTTCAAGGTAGCCGGCACTGCCGACGGTGTGACGGCGCTCCAGATGGACATCAAGATCAAGGGCGTTAACCGGGAAATCCTCACCCAGGCGCTGCAGCAGGCTCGGAAAGGTCGCCTCTTCATCTTGGACAAGATGCTTGCCGTTATTGACAAACCGGCTGCTGAGATGTCCCCCTACGCGCCGCGGATCATCACCATGTCCATCGACCCTGACAAGATCCGCGAAGTCATCGGACCCGGCGGCAAGGTGATCAACAAGATCATCGCTGAGACGGGCGTCAAGATCGACATCGAAGACGATGGCCGCATCTTCATCGCCGCCACCGACACAGAGGCTGCCAACAAAGCCGTCCGCATCATCGAGAGCATCACTGCCGACGTGGAAGTGGGCAAGGTCTACACGGGCAAGGTGACGCGGATCATGAACTTCGGCGCCTTTGTCGAGGTCCTGCCCGGCAAGGAAGGCCTCATCCACATCAGCCAACTGGCCGAAGAACGGGTGGCCAAGGTGGAGGATGTGGTCAAGATCGGCGACGAAGTGACTGTCAAGGTCGTCGAGATCGACAAGCAGGGACGGATCAACCTTTCCCGCAAAGAGGTACTCAAGGCCAACAAACCAGCCGTGACTGGCGGCGCCCGGCCTGACGAGATGCGCAGACGGTTCTGAGCTTGAACCTTTGCTTCCCGCAGAGGGTCATTACCGCGGTGAAATCACTCAACCCATTGTGCGATGCAACGATGTTGAGAAGTGACGCGAACAGGCAAACTCAGCAACGAGTTTGCTTTTCTCGTTTTCGCCTTCTCGCCGGCCTGGCCCAGGCATAGATTTCTAGGGATCAGAGCCGTGCGAAAGGGGGAGAATCATGCGCACCCTCTTCATCTCATGGGCGTTCTTGCGGGTGCTCCTGACCCTGACTGTGGTCTGCCTGCTGCTGGCCGGCATGACCCAATATGTGATCATGCTGAATCGCGACGTTTCCGAGGCGACGAGTCGAGGCGAGGTCGAGGGTGTTGTGCGGCGAGGACCGCTGGTGAACAAGGTGGCATTGACGATCAATGTAGACTGGGGCCAGGAACTCATCCCGGCGCTGCTCGATTCCCTTTCCCGCCATCAGGCCAAGGCCACTTTTTTCTTTACGGGCCGATTCGCCGACAAGTTCCCCGAATATGTGAGGAAAGTCCACGAGGCTGGCCATGAGGTGGGCAATCACGGCTACTCTCACCCCCATCCTGCACAGATCGGTGATGCCGCCAACCGCCAAGAGATCCGGCGGACCCACGCCGCGCTGGAAAAATTGACCGGCTACGCGCCCAGGTGGTTCGCTCCTCCCTATGGAGAACATGACCAGCGGCTGGTGAAAATTGCCAAGGAGGAGGGCTATAGGCTTATTTTGTGGACCGTCGATTCGGCCGACTGGCTCAAGCCATCGCCCCAGGACTGGTTGAAGCGCGTCACGGCGGGAATCGGGCCGGGCGCCCTTGTGCTGATGCATCCAACCCCGTCGACAGCCCAGGCGTTGCCGTCGCTGCTCGAGTATATTAAGGAAAAAGGTTGGACGGCAGTCACTATGACCGAATTGATGGCGCCAGCCCAATAACCATAAAAACCGTGATGCGGTGCAATAATAAACCCGGCAGTTGCATGCCGGGGAGGAAAATAATTTGGCCTTTACAAGGGGAACCAGTCGAATCGCGGGAAAGACGCTGGCGCTGTTTTTGTGCCTGTCTCCGTTCCTCCTCCTAGGCGGACCGGCTCTATGCAGCGCCAGTCCCCAGGTGACGGCCGACGCCGCAGTACTCATGGATGCTGAGACGGGAAGGATTCTCTTTGAGCGGCAGGCGCATCAGCCACGGCCTCCGGCTTCGACAACCAAGATCGTGACGGCCTTGCTGGGATTTGAGTTCGGAGACCTGGAAGACGAGGTCATCATCAGCCAAAAGGCCGGGAGCACCGGGGAGGCCAGCATTAACCTCTTTCCCGGTGAGCGGGTCGCCCTGGGCGATCTGCTCACTGGCGCGCTGGTGCGGTCTGGGAATGACGCCTGCGTGGCCATTGCCGAACACATCGCCGGCAGCGAGGAGTTTTTTACCCTGTGGATGACGGCCAAATCGCGCATCATAGGCGGACGATCGAGCCAGTTTTTTAACACCAACGGATTGCCCCACAAGCACCACTGGTCGAGCGCCTATGATCTGGCTGTGGTGACCCGTGAAGCGATGCGGCGTCCTGAGTTTGCCGCTACCGTCAGAAGCCGCCGTGCGACGTTGAAAAACCGGCAAGGTTGGCCGAAGGAGATCAAGAACACGAACGCCCTGCTCTGGTCCTATCCTTTTGCCGACGGTGTAAAAACGGGTACGACACGGGCGGCCGGCGCCTGCCTGGTCGCCTCAGCTACAAAGAACAACCGCCAGTTGATCGCCGTCGTGCTGCATTCGGACGATCGTTTCGGCGACAGCCTGCGTCTCTTTGAATACGGCTTTAACCAGTTGAGGTGAACCGGGAATGCTCCCGGTCTTTTTCATCGCCCTTTGGAGGCGACTGCTGAACCGTTGACAGCGAGATGTCGGGCTGATACACTTCGGGGTACTTGAGCGAAAGCTCCCGTCCCCTTCTATGGGCGGGATGGCGCTGTAAATGGGCTTCTTAGATGCCTTCAGGAGGAAAGAGATGGTTCACAAGACAGTGTTGCCGAACGGAGTTAGGGTTGTGATGGAGCCGATCTCCCATGTGCGTTCCGTGGCCTTGGGCATTTGGGTGGCTACCGGATCGAGAGACGAAGAGCCCGCCTTGACGGGCGTATCTCACTTTATCGAACACATGCTGTTTAAGGGTACAGATAAGCGAACAGCCAAGGACCTGGCGGAAGTGCTTGAAGCGGTCGGCGGTCAACTGAACGCTTTTACATCGAAGGAATACACCTGCTACCACGCCAAAGTCTTGGACGATCATTTCGATCTGGCCCTCGACGTCCTAGCCGATATGTTTTTTCATTCTCGCTTTGAATGGGAAGACATCGAACGGGAACGCCGTGTGATCCTAGAAGAGATCAAGATGTATGAGGACTCTCCTGACGAGTTGGTCCATGACCTGTTGGCAGATGCCATGTGGCCGTTCAGCCCTCTGGGGCGCTCCATCTTGGGAACGGTTGAATCGATTCAGGCGATGCAGCGGGAGGGCCTGCTCAGCCACTTCCAGTCGGAGTACTCAGCTGACCGGACTGTCATCGCCATCGCCGGGTCTATCGACCCGGATAAGGCGCTGGAGAAGGTAAAGGCTTATTTTTCCGTTATGGACGCGTCCAAGCAAACCTACCGGCGATCCCGGCCCGATCTGCTGCATAAGAGCGTTTTCCTGCACAAGGATGTGGAACAGGTCCAGATCTGCCTGGGTACCCAGGGCCTGCCCCAGGAGCACCGCGACATCTACGCCATGCACGTCCTGAATAACGTCATCGGCGGCGGCACCTCGTCCCGGCTGTTTCAGGAGATCCGGGAGAACCGCGGCCTGGCCTACTCCGTGTATTCCTTTCATTCGGCCTTTTCCGACTCGGGTATGTTCGGCCTCTATGCCGGAACAAGCCCTGACTTCGCCGAAGAGGTTTTGGAAATCTCCCTGCGTGAAATGGCGCGCATCCGGGAAGAGGGGATCTGTCCCGAAGAATTGAGAAGGACCCAGGAGCAGATCAAAGGGAGCCTCTACCTCGGTTTGGAGAGTGTCAACTCCCGGATGACGCGCCTCGGCAAGTCGGAGATCTGCTACAACCGCTTCGTCTCTCCGGAAGAGGTGATCGATCGGGTCTATGCGGTCACCCTCGACGATGTGACAAAGGTGGCCCGCGATCTCTGGACACCAGAGCAATGCGCTCTTGCTGTCGTCGGCGCCAAGCCGCTGGCGGTAGAACTGTCCGAGATGCTGCGAAAATCGGGTTGGTAAAAACGCTGTTCTGCTGATGCCTTCTCGACTCCTCTTATCCCGCCCCCTTTTCTGATTCTATTTTCTGGAACCGGCGCGTATAGTAGATAGGGGGACAAGGAGGGGGGCGTCGATGCGTCTCAGTGAGTTGGTAGGCAAGGAGATCGTCAATCTGACAACAGGTGAACGTCTCGGCGCTGTCGGCGATTCAGATCTGATCATCGATGAGTCGAGCGGCGAAATCGACGCTATCATTCTGCCGTCGCGAGGCAACTTTGGCAGTTTTTGGTCTGACCGTGAACCGCTGATCATCCCCTGGGACGCAATCGTCAAGGTGGGCGCTGAGGTGGTCATCGTGGAACTGGACGATACCTATCGGCGAACGTCCCGACGTTTTTCCTTTTAACTGTTCTTTTACTGTTGACGTTTGGGGATGTCCCGTGATACCATCAACCTGATCAATTGAATATACCTCCCAGTGGAGAGGTAGAGGCGCGGTCTGTCAAGAGTACCTGGAGGAGTCCGACGGTGGACGATGATACCGGAGGGAAAGGGGCAACCGCCGAAGCTTGGAGCAACCGTATTGCTCACAGGCTGGGTCCGGGCATAAGATGTTCGGAACTGCCATCTGGTGATTCGACCGGATGGAGCGCTATCCAATCGTACGGGGACGGTGGAATCCAGCTTCCGAATGTTATTTTTTGGGGGCACCGCCTGAACTCCATGCGGTGTTCCCTTTTTGTATTTCTTTTTATGGGGGATGGGCCATGTCAGAGAGGATCAGAGTCCTGGTCAGCGGCGCCAGGGGGAAAGTGGGCCGAGAGGTAATCAAAGCGGTCCTGGGAGACAACACTTTGGAGCTGGTCGCCGCTGTCGATCACAACGGTGTCGGAGAGGATGCCGCCGTCTTAGCCGGTCTGCCAGCCTGCGGGGTCTTGATACAAGGCGACCTGGCTGCGGCGATTACGGAGACACAACCACAGGTGATGGTGGACTTCACCAGTCCGGCTTCGGTCATGGAAAACGTCCGCATTGCCCTGATGGCTGGCGTGGCGCCTGTCGTCGGGACGACAGGCCTTTCGGCAAGAGACATGGAGGAGATCGCCGAGTGGGCCGCCGCCAAAGAGGTAGGATGCCTGATCGCGCCCAATTTCGCTATCGGCGCTTTGCTGATGATGCGCTTCGCCCGCGAGGCGGCCCGCTTTTTCCCCAATGTGGAGATCATCGAATACCACCACGATCAGAAGTTGGATGCGCCGTCCGGAACGGCCATTAAAACGGCAGAGTTGATTCGGGAAGAACGGCGGGCGATCCGGCAAGGGCATCCGGAGGAGGAAGAAAAAATCACCGGTTCCCGTGGCGGCGAATTCGATGGGATGCGGATCCACAGCGTCCGCCTGCCGGGTCTGGTGGCCCACCAGGAGGTCATTTTTGGCGCCCTGGGTCAGACCTTGTCGATCCGCCACGATTCGATCAGCCGTGAATCTTTCATGCCCGGCGTTTTAGAGGCTATCCACCGGATCGGCGCCTATAAAGGGCTCATTTACGGGTTAGATAAAATTATCTTTTAGACCGGCTGTTTCGACGGCGTCAGTCAATCCGCTAGTCGAAGAGAGCACAACCTTCCAAGATTCGATCATCCCAACGCTCTTTGACAATCACATTCTGCACACCTCTCAGCGGGTTGCCTCATAATATTAAAAAGAGTTTCACTGTTTATGGTGGAGGAGGTTTTGAATACCCATGACGACCCTTCAAGGAATCCCTTTGGCGGTGATAGGAGGGGACGCGCGGGATCAGATCCTCGTACGCCGCTTGGCTGAACGGGGCGCAACGGTCGATGTGGTCGGTTTGCCTGTGGAGGAAGCGGAACGGGTGCGGATCGTGGAAGACATCCCGAAGGCCGTAGCGGGGAAAGCGGCAATCCTTCTGCCCATGCCGGGCGTTGACCTTGAAGGACGCGTCTACGCGCCGCTCCATCATCAACCTCTTCGCTTGGAGGCGGCCCACATGGCCTTGCTGGCGCCCGGCGTTCCCCTCTTCGTTGGAGTGGCCCGGTCCATCCTGCGCCAGATGGCCCTGTCCCGCGGCCTCCCTCTGATTGAAGTGGCTGAACTGGACGAGGTGGCGATCCTGAACTCGGTGCCCTCCGCAGAGGGTGCCCTGCAGATCGCTATGGAGAAACTGCCGATCACGATCCACGGCAGTCGCAGCATGGTTCTCGGCTTCGGTCGGTTGGGCCTTACCCTGACCCGTCTTTTACAGGCTATGGGTTCACGGGTGACCGTCGTTGCCCGCGATGGAGGACACCGAGCCAGAGCATGGGAGATGGGCGCTGCCGCCGAGCCTTTATCGGCGCTGGCCGACCTTTTGGCGAAGACAGATATCGTCTTCAACACCGTCCCGGCTCCTGTGCTGGGTGAAAGGGAACTGGCAGCCACGAACCGTGAAGCCCTGATCGTCGACCTGGCCAGCGCGCCGGGAGGGACTGATTTCGAAGCGGCTCGCCGCTTGGGAATCCAAGCGCTGCTCGCCCCCGGTTTGCCGGGGAAGGTGGCGCCGAAGACAGCCGGAGAGATACTGGCCCGTGTCTATCCCGATCTGATCGCGCGGCATGTCCCTCACAGAGACGGGTAACACCCCTGGGAGGTGTGCAGGATGTCATTGCAAGGAGTTCGCATCGGTTTTGCTATCACCGGATCCCATTGCACCATCGCCGATGTGCTCCCCGTTGTAACCCGGCTGGTGGCTGAAGGGGCCGTTGTGACACCGATCTTTTCCGAATCAGTGACACAGACGGATACCCGCTTTGGCCCATCATCCAAATGGAAGGAAGAGATGGAGCGCATCACGGGGCAGAAGGTGCTCGGCACCATCGTCGAAGCGGAGCCGATCGGACCGCAAAAGTTGCTGGACATCATCGTCATCGCGCCATGCACCGGCAACACCCTGGCCAAACTGGCCAATGGGATCACCGATACGGCCGTGCTCATGGCGGCCAAGGCGCAGTTGCGCAATCTTTGTCCCGTGCTGCTCGCCATATCGACCAATGACGGCCTCAGCAACAACCTAAAAAACATCGGCGTGCTGATGAATATGAAAAACGTGTATATGGTGCCTTTCGGCCAAGATAACCCTATGACGAAAGCCAACTCGCTCGTCGCCCGGATGGAATTGATTCCGGAGGCGATTGAGGCGGCGCTGCAACAGCGGCAGCTACAGCCGGTCTTGCTCGCCAACCCGTCATAAATACCGCCGCAGGCGCCAGTCAAGGAGGAGCTAAAAATGAAAAAATACAATGTGGCCATTGTCGGAGCGACTGGCGCCGTCGGCCAGGAACTGTTAAAGGTGTTGGCTGAACGGAACTTCCCTGTCGGCGAGCTGCGGCTTTTGGCTAGCGCCCGATCGGCTGGGAAAGTCATCTCCTACCAAGGTCAGGAGTATACCATCGGCCTCACTGACGAGAAGGCCTTTGCGGGCATTGACATCGCTCTCTTTGCCGGTGGGTCGGCTTCGACTGAATTCGCCCAGGCGGCTGTCGAAGCCGGTGCTGTCGTTATCGACAATTCCTCGGCCTTCCGTATGCATCCTGAGGTTCCCCTCGTCGTTCCTGAGGTGAACCCGGAGGATGTAGACTGGCACAAGGGGATCATCGCCAACCCCAACTGCTCCACCATCATCATGGCTGTCGCCTTAAAGCCGCTCCATGACGCCGCCGGTATCGAGCGGGTCGTCGTCTCGACCTATCAAGCCGTGTCAGGTGCCGGCAAAGAAGGCATCACCGAACTGACCGAACAGACCAGCCAGGTCCTGCGCGGCGAACCGGTAAAACCGAATGTCTTTGCCCATCCCATCGCCTTTAACCTGATCCCCCATATCGATGTCTTTCAGGATGGGGATTACACCAAGGAAGAGTGGAAGATGATCAAGGAAACCCGGAAAATCATGCACGAAGCGGATATGCGGATCACCGCCACCACCGTCCGGGTTCCCGTCTACCGGAGTCATTCTGAATCGATCAACATTGAATTCAAGCGGAAAATCACTGCCGCTGAAGCGAAGGAAGTCCTCGCCAACGCATCAGGTGTCATCGTGATCGACGATGTGCAGAACAAGCAGTACCCGATGCCTCTTTACACCTCCGACAAGGATGAGGTCTTTGTGGGCCGGATCCGGGAGGACCTTTCCATCGACAAGGGCCTCAACCTCTGGGTGGTGGCCGATCAGATCCGGAAAGGCGCGGCGACCAACGCCGTTCAGATCGCTGAAACACTGATTCAACGAAAGCGGATCTAACCCTTTCCCAGCGGCGGCAACCGGGAGTGAGACTCGTTGAGGATTGCCGTCCTAAAATTTGGGGGAACCTCTGTTGCCAATGAAACGAAGCGAAATCATGCGGTGCAGCGGATCCGAGAAGCACTGGAGGAAGGCTGCCGGGTGGTTGCCGTCGTATCGGCCATGGGCCGTAAGCCGGAACCGTACGCCACAGACACGCTGCTTTCGTTGGTGCAGGAGCTCGACTTCAATCTTCCGCTCCGCGAAAAAGATCTGCTCATGGCCTGCGGAGAGATCATCTCATCGGTCGTCATGACCGCCAGCCTGTTGAGGGCAGGGATAGAGGCGACCAGTCTCACCGGTTGGCAGGCCGGCATCATCACGACGGAGCAATTCGGCGACGCCCGCATCCAGCGGGTCGAGGTCGAACGCATCCGCCGAGAACTGGAACAGGACCGGGTGGCTGTCATCGCTGGCTTTCAAGGGGCAAGCGAGAATGGTGAGATTGCCACTCTCGGCCGTGGGGGCAGCGATACGACAGCAGTGGCCGTCGGGGCGGCCCTGGGGGCCGAGGTTGTTGACATCTTTACGGACGTGAGAGGCGTCTATACGGCTGATCCCCGGCTGGTGAGCGACGCGCGCATCCTCTCCTGCGTCTCCTACCAGGAGGTCTGCCAACTGGCTCAGGAAGGGGCGAAAGTCATTCACCCTCGTGCCGTTGAGATCGCCATGAAGAATCACCAGGCTGTCCGCGTCCGCAGCACTGAATTTCACGACAAGGGAACCCTCATCTGCGCTCCCCATCACGCCGGCGACGAGTATTGTTGCGACCGCCTGATCACAGGCATCGCCCATATGGCCCCGATCACGCAGATCAAGGTGAATACGTCCCAGTGGCCCGATCCCGCCTTGACGGGGCAGACGGTCTTTCAAGCCCTGGCAGAAGCGGGGATCAGCGTCGATTTCATCAATGTTCACCCGGCAGCAGTTATTTTCACCGTTCCTGACGAGATCACGGCCAAAGCGACACGGGTGCTGGAAGAACTGGGTCTTTGCCCTGAAGTCCGCCAGGGTTGCGCTAAGGTGGCCGTCGTCGGCATTAATATGACCGGCGTCCCCGGCGTGATGGCTCAGATCGTCGTCGCTCTCAATCGGGAAAAGGTGCCGATTCTCCAGTCAGCTGATTCCTACACCACCATCTGGTGCCTCATCCCCATCAAGGATCTGACAGTGGCCTTGAACGCCCTCCATCGGCAGTTTTGCCTGTCATAAAAAGGCCAGCCCTTTCGAACCGGCTCTTGCCTATCTGAAAGAAACTGCTTTTTTGGAGGCGCGGCCGACCCTAAACCGGAGAAAAGGAGAGAACGATAGAATGGAATTTGGCAGACTGATTACAGCCATGGTGACACCATTCAATGACCGCCTGGAGGTCGACTACGTTCGGGCGGCGGAGTTGGCCAATCATCTGGTGAATACGGGGTCGGACGGTATCGTGGTAGCCGGCACGACTGGCGAGTCGCCGACCTTGACGAAGGACGAGAAGATCCGCCTCTTTTCCACCGTTGTCGACGCCGTAGGCGATCGCGCCAGCGTCATCGCCGGCACCGGCTCCTACGATACGGAGGCGACCATCGAACTGAGCCGCAAGGCCAAGGAAGCCGGCGTCGACGGTCTGCTGCTCGTTGGCCCTTACTACAACAAGCCGCCTCAAGAAGGCTACTACCAGCATTTTGCCGCTGTCGCCAAGGCGGTGCCTTTGCCGATCATGCTTTACAACATCCCCGGCCGGACCGGTTCGAACATCATCCCGGCCACAGTGGCGCGGCTGATGGCCTTTGACAACATCGTCGCCATCAAGGAAGCAGCCGGCAGCATGGATCAGGTGTCCGAGGTGGTCCGCCTGGCTCGGCCTGACTTCAAGGTCTATTCCGGCGATGATTCGCTGACCCTGCCCATCCTCTCTGTCGGCGGTCACGGCATTGTCAGCGTCGCCAGTCACCTCGTGGGCAAAGAGATCCAAAAGATGATCGCCGCCTGCATCAACGGTAACATCTCGGAAGCCGCCCGGATCCACCGGGAACTCTATCCGCTCTTCAAGGGCCTGTTCATCACCTCCAACCCGATCTGTGTCAAGGCGGCCCTCAACCTGCTCGGTCGTCCTGTCGGCGGTGTACGACTGCCGCTGGTGGAGGCCAATGACCAGGAAGTGGCGGCCATGCGGCAACTGATTGAATCCTATGGACTGGACGCCTCCTGCCAAGAGACTGTGGCGTAAGCTGTTTTGAGATTTCTCGGTGATTCGTCGGCAATAGTCGATACGTTTGCCTGGGCTATCTGAACTGATTTTTTTTGGTTTTTCGCCCTCCCTCTGGGAGGGCTTATTTTTTGGCCTTTGTGCCGAACCGGGAAAGGCGTCTTCAGGGAAAACTTGTATCTCTGAAGCAATGCTTGTATAATAATAAAGCATGGGTTGTACGGTTTGGTTTTTGAGGTTTGCGGTGGCGGCGGGGCCGGATAAAAAAAGCAAGCCTCGGCTCAAAAATCCGAACGAAACCCTTCCAAATAAGGGAGGGCCTTTTTGTTGTGTCAAGAGTTATATATCGGAATGAGGATTTGTGATGAGAAGAAGAGGAGGAATGCTATGGGCGCGGGGGACAAAGTAACCATCATCCCCTTAGGCGGTTTAGGCGAGATCGGCAAAAATATGACCATCATCAAAGTCAATCAGGAACTGTTGATCATCGACTGCGGGATCATGTTTCCCGAAGACGAGATGCTCGGCATCGACGTGGTCATCCCCGACATCACCTACCTGCTTGAAAATCGCGATGCCATCCGTGGCATCATCTTGACCCACGGCCACGAGGACCACATCGGTGCGTTACCCTATATGCTTAAGGAATTGAAAGTGCCTGTCTACGGCACTCGGCTCACGCTGGCCTTGGCGGAAACCTATCTAAAAGAACAGAACATGCAGACGGCCGCCATCTTTCATACGGTCAAACCGAGGGAAATCATTCGTGTCGGTGCTTTTCGCGTCGAATTCATTCGTGTCTGCCACAGCATCCCTGACGCGGTCGCCGTGGCGATCCACACCCCTGCCGGCGTCATCGTCCATACGGGCGACTTCAAGTTTGACCAGACCCCAGTCGACAGTGAGGCCACCGACTACTTCCGCTTGGCCCAACTGGGCGAGTCAGGCGTGCTTGCCCTGCTCTCCGACTCTACCAATGCGGAAAAACCGGGGTTTACCCCTTCGGAAAAAGCCGCCTACGGTAAGTTGGAAGAGGTCTTTCGCTTGTCCAAGGGCCGGATCATCGTCACCACCTTTGCGTCGTCCCTCTATCGGATCCAGCAGACCTTTCAGGTGGCAGCCCGCTACCGCCGCAAGGTCGTCGTCGTCGGCAAATCGATGCAAGAGGTGGTTCAGGTGGCCCGCGCCAACGGCTATCTGGAAATTCCGCCAGGCACCCTTTGCGATGAAGAAAACTGGAACATTATCCCCCATGACAAATTGGTCCTACTGACAACCGGACACCTGGGTGAGCCCATGTCCGCTTTGCTGAGAGGCCCTTGGACTGACGCGCGCTTGAGCAACTACCAACCGGGCGACACGGTGATCATCTCAGCCAGTCCAGTGGCGGGCAGTGAAAAATCGGTCCACCGGACCATCGACGGACTGTGCAAGCTCGGCGCCGATGTCTACCATGAGGCGTCCGGCGGCCACATCTCCGGCCATGCCAGTCAGGAAGAACTGAAGATGATGATCAACCTCATCCGGCCGAAGTACTTCATCCCCATTCAGGGCGAGTACCGCATGCTGATCCGCCATGCGAGATTGGCCGGCGACGTGGGCCTGTCTGCGGACAACATCTTTGTGCTGGAAAACGGTCAGGTCCTTGAACTGACACCAAAAAAAGGCAGCCTGGCCGCTCGGGTGGCCGCCGGACGTGTCCTCGTTGACGGCCTCGGCGTGGGCGATGTAGGCAACATCGTGCTTCGCGATCGTCGCCAGTTGTCCCAAGACGGCATTCTGATCGTCGTCATCACCATCAGCAAGGAATCGGGACAGGTCGTCGCCGGACCGGACATGGTCTCTCGCGGCTTCGTCTATGTGCGCGAAGCGGAAGAATTGATGGAAGAGGCCAAGATCAAGGTGCGCCAAGCCTTAGAAAAGTCGGGCGAGCGCCGCGTCACCGAGTGGGCGGCCATTAAGACGAATGTCCGTGATGTATTGTCTAAGTTTTTATATGAAAAAACCCGTCGTCGCCCGATGATCCTGCCGATCATCATGGAAGTGTGACCTCCCTTTGG from Heliomicrobium modesticaldum Ice1 encodes the following:
- a CDS encoding ribonuclease J codes for the protein MGAGDKVTIIPLGGLGEIGKNMTIIKVNQELLIIDCGIMFPEDEMLGIDVVIPDITYLLENRDAIRGIILTHGHEDHIGALPYMLKELKVPVYGTRLTLALAETYLKEQNMQTAAIFHTVKPREIIRVGAFRVEFIRVCHSIPDAVAVAIHTPAGVIVHTGDFKFDQTPVDSEATDYFRLAQLGESGVLALLSDSTNAEKPGFTPSEKAAYGKLEEVFRLSKGRIIVTTFASSLYRIQQTFQVAARYRRKVVVVGKSMQEVVQVARANGYLEIPPGTLCDEENWNIIPHDKLVLLTTGHLGEPMSALLRGPWTDARLSNYQPGDTVIISASPVAGSEKSVHRTIDGLCKLGADVYHEASGGHISGHASQEELKMMINLIRPKYFIPIQGEYRMLIRHARLAGDVGLSADNIFVLENGQVLELTPKKGSLAARVAAGRVLVDGLGVGDVGNIVLRDRRQLSQDGILIVVITISKESGQVVAGPDMVSRGFVYVREAEELMEEAKIKVRQALEKSGERRVTEWAAIKTNVRDVLSKFLYEKTRRRPMILPIIMEV
- the dapA gene encoding 4-hydroxy-tetrahydrodipicolinate synthase, giving the protein MEFGRLITAMVTPFNDRLEVDYVRAAELANHLVNTGSDGIVVAGTTGESPTLTKDEKIRLFSTVVDAVGDRASVIAGTGSYDTEATIELSRKAKEAGVDGLLLVGPYYNKPPQEGYYQHFAAVAKAVPLPIMLYNIPGRTGSNIIPATVARLMAFDNIVAIKEAAGSMDQVSEVVRLARPDFKVYSGDDSLTLPILSVGGHGIVSVASHLVGKEIQKMIAACINGNISEAARIHRELYPLFKGLFITSNPICVKAALNLLGRPVGGVRLPLVEANDQEVAAMRQLIESYGLDASCQETVA
- a CDS encoding aspartate-semialdehyde dehydrogenase; amino-acid sequence: MKKYNVAIVGATGAVGQELLKVLAERNFPVGELRLLASARSAGKVISYQGQEYTIGLTDEKAFAGIDIALFAGGSASTEFAQAAVEAGAVVIDNSSAFRMHPEVPLVVPEVNPEDVDWHKGIIANPNCSTIIMAVALKPLHDAAGIERVVVSTYQAVSGAGKEGITELTEQTSQVLRGEPVKPNVFAHPIAFNLIPHIDVFQDGDYTKEEWKMIKETRKIMHEADMRITATTVRVPVYRSHSESINIEFKRKITAAEAKEVLANASGVIVIDDVQNKQYPMPLYTSDKDEVFVGRIREDLSIDKGLNLWVVADQIRKGAATNAVQIAETLIQRKRI
- a CDS encoding dipicolinate synthase subunit B: MSLQGVRIGFAITGSHCTIADVLPVVTRLVAEGAVVTPIFSESVTQTDTRFGPSSKWKEEMERITGQKVLGTIVEAEPIGPQKLLDIIVIAPCTGNTLAKLANGITDTAVLMAAKAQLRNLCPVLLAISTNDGLSNNLKNIGVLMNMKNVYMVPFGQDNPMTKANSLVARMELIPEAIEAALQQRQLQPVLLANPS
- the dapG gene encoding aspartate kinase codes for the protein MRIAVLKFGGTSVANETKRNHAVQRIREALEEGCRVVAVVSAMGRKPEPYATDTLLSLVQELDFNLPLREKDLLMACGEIISSVVMTASLLRAGIEATSLTGWQAGIITTEQFGDARIQRVEVERIRRELEQDRVAVIAGFQGASENGEIATLGRGGSDTTAVAVGAALGAEVVDIFTDVRGVYTADPRLVSDARILSCVSYQEVCQLAQEGAKVIHPRAVEIAMKNHQAVRVRSTEFHDKGTLICAPHHAGDEYCCDRLITGIAHMAPITQIKVNTSQWPDPALTGQTVFQALAEAGISVDFINVHPAAVIFTVPDEITAKATRVLEELGLCPEVRQGCAKVAVVGINMTGVPGVMAQIVVALNREKVPILQSADSYTTIWCLIPIKDLTVALNALHRQFCLS